A segment of the Streptomyces sp. Tu 2975 genome:
CAGCAGATCGCGCAGCCAGCGCGCGGCGGTCCGTTCCCAGTCGTGGCTGCCGGGGGCCTTCACCTGGCACGGCCAGTCCGGATCGACCGGGGAGAGGGTTCGGGACATTCGTCGTCGCTCCGGGTGGTGCCGATGAACTCTGATCGAGAGATGTGCGGCGGTCCCGGCCCAGGGGTTGACCGGGACCGCCGAGGGCGTCCGCGGCGGAATGCGGAGCCCGGATTGAACACCAAAGGACGGCACGAGGAGGGAGCGCCGACCCGGGTGTTCGGTTGGTGAGGGCTCGGGTGCGGCCCTCATGGCTACGGAGGACACCGGCGCCAGGAGCAGTAAATATATATACCGTCGAGTACGCAAGGGTATGAAAAATTTCATGCACCGCTGGGCATGAAAAATACCGGTAAGAGACCGGTTCGAGCACCGAAAGCCAGGCGGTTCAGTCGTCCAGGAAGAAGTCGTGCTGATCCGCCACCTGCTCGTAGCCCTCCAGCCGCACCTGCGTCCGCTCCGGATCGGCGTCCGCCATGGCCTGCAGCACCGCTGCGGACAGCACCCCGGGAGCCGCGTACGAGTCGAACACCAGCCGTGACCCCGTCCCCGCCGTCAGCGTCACATCGGCCTCGTCCACCAGCGGCCCCAGCGTCAGATCGGTGATCAGCGCGATGCGCAGACCGGTGCGGCGGGCCGCCCGCAGCGCCGCCAGCGTCTCATTGGCGTGCCGGGGCATCGCGAAGGCCAGCACCCAGGTCCCGCCCGCCTCCCGGGACTGCAGCAGCGCGTCGTAGGCCACGCTGCCGCCCCGGGTCACCAGCCGCACATCGGGGTGGATACGGCGCGCGGCGTACGCGAAGTACTCCGCGAGCGAGACGGAGATCCGCAGCCCGAGAACCGTCAGCGGCATCGACAGAGCCAGCTCCCGGCCGATGCCGAGCACCCGGTCGGTGTCCGCCAGCACCCGCCGCAGGTTCTCGAGGTTCTGGATCTCGGCGTCGACGGCCGCCTGGAGCTCGTTGCGGCGGATCTCCGCACGGGTCTCCGGCGAGCCGGCCACCGCGCTCAGCGCGATCGGCTGCAACGCCTCCCGCAGTGCCGGATAGCCGCTGTAGCCGAGGGACGTCGCGAACCGTGTCACCGACGGCTGGCTGACCCCGACCCGCTCCGCGAGGTCGGTGATCGACAGGAACGCGGCCTCGGTCAGGTGGTCGATGATGTACTGCGCGATGCGCCGCTGACCAGGGGAGAGACGGTGGCCGCCGAGCAGTGCGAGCACCCGCTCCGCGGGAGCGGGCTGCTGCTCCTCGGGCGGTCCGCCCGGGGTGATCGCGGCGGCCTGCGCACGTTCCTGCTGCCCTGATGGCACCGGTGTGCCCCCTTCTATGTCCAACTCCTGCTCAACATAGCCCACCGGCCGCGCCGGTCAGGGTGATCGTCCACGCGGGCGCCGGCCCCCCGCCGACGAGCGTCGAGGAGATGCGCCGCCCGTACGGCCGGGAGCATGCTGGCAGGGTGACCCGGTACGGCGAAGACGTGCCCGAGGCCCCCGCCGAGGAAGGCCCGGACCCCGTGCACAAGCACGGCCGCGACCCGCAGGCGGACGAACTCGCCATGGTCCTCGCCCAGGCCGAGGTGAGCGCCATCGAGGCCGTCGGCGGCTTCGCGGGCGGCCTGTACCTGCGGTCCGCCGCACCCGAACTCCTGCGCCTGGCGGTGATCGCCGGGCTGCCGTCGAAGCTGTTCCGGCACTGGTGGGGCATGCATGTGAACCGCCCCTTCCCGCACTCGGACGTCTACCGCACCGGTCAGCCGGTCTACCTCGGCGACGCGGAGGAGGCGATGCGCCGCTACCCCCAGCTGATGGCCGGCCTGCCCTTCCCCTTCGGATCGCTGTACGTGCCGATCTCCCACGAGCGCGAGAACTTCGGCGTCATCGGCGTGCTGCGGCCGGCCACTCCCGGCCAGCCGGTCTCCGAGGCCGACCGGCGGCGCATCCACGAAGTGGGTGACCGGCTCGGCGCCACGCTGGCCGCCATGGCGCCGGACCGGCCGCGTATCGAGTGGGACGCCGAACCGCTGGCCGTGACCCTCCAGTCGCTGACCGCGCCGCCCCTGCGCATCGGCGCGTTCGACTGGAACCTCGAGGCGGGCACCGTGACCGGCGACGAAGGCTGGTGCACCATTCTCGGCACCGACCCCTCACAGCTGCCGCTCACCGTGGAGGCGGTGGCCGCGCGGATCGAACCGGAGGACGCCTACGGGCTGTGGGCCCTGGCCCGCCGGTCCGCCGAGTCGGACCGGCCGGTCACCCGCAGACTGCGCCTCCAGGGCGCCGACGGCCGGCCGCACCTGCTCGAACTCACCGGCCGCCGCAGACGCCCCACGGTCGACGGGACGGCCACCCACCTGACCGGGTACCTGGTCGACCTCGGCGCGGGACCGGTCGTCCCCGAGGCCGCCGACCGGCTTCCGGTGGGCATCTGCTCCGTCGACCGCCTCGGACGCATCTCGTACATGAACGAGCACGCGGAGAGGCTTCTCGGACAGCCGCGCGCCCATATGATCGGACGGGTCCTGTGGGAGGCCGTCGACTCGTTCGGGCAGGCCGCCCACGAGGACCACTACCGGGCGGCGCTGCTCTCGCCCGACCCGGTCCACTTCCTGCTCAAGGGAACCGGCGAATGGCTGTCCGTCACCCTCTACTCCAGCCTCGACGGTCTCACCATCACCCTCGACGCGGGCGAACAGCCCACCTACGCCCCGGGATCCTTGGCCGCACCCGGCGCGGGTCTCGGTTCACCGGCGGACCGGGCCGTGGCCCTGTACCGCCCGGTCGCCCTCGCCATCGCGCTCACCGAGGCGGTCACGGCACGGCAGGTCTCCGCGGTGGTCACCGAGGAACTGCTGCCCGCGTTCGGCGGCCGGCAACTGGCGATCTATCTGCTCAGCAACCGCCATCTTTACCTGGCCTGGGAGACCGGGTTCCCCAGGGGCTTCCTCAACCGCTTCGACGGAGTGGGCCTCGACACGAAACTACCCGGCGTCGAGACCCTCACCTCCGGCCGGCCCCTGTTCTTCGAGTCGATGCAGAACCTCGCCGCCGCCTACCCCGGCATCCCCATGGACGCGCACGTCGGCGCCCGGGCCTTCCTGCCGCTGATCGCCTCCGGCCGCCCCGTCGGGTCCTGCATCCTCGGCTTCGACCAGCCCCGCGGGTTCAGCCCGGAGGAGCGCACCGTCCTCACGGCGCTCGCCGGACTCATCGCCCAGGCCCTCGAACGGGCCCGCCGCTACGACTCGGAGGCGGCGCTCGCCCGCGGCCTCCAGGACGCCCTGCTCCCGCACCGGCTGCCCGCCGTCGAGGGGCTCGACACGGTGGCCCGGCACCTGCCGGGCACCCAGGGCATGGAGGTCGGCGGCGACTGGTACGACGTCATCGACACCGGCAGGGGGATGGCGCTCATCATCGGGGACGTACAGGGCCACGGCGTCCAGGCGGCCGCCACCATGGGGCAACTGCGCAGCGCGGTAAGGGCCCTCGCCGTCAGCGGCCACACTCCCGTGGAGGTGATGACCGGTACCAACCGGCTGCTCATCGACCTCGACCCCGGCCTCTTCGCCAGCTGCTGCTACATCGTGCTCGACCCGGCCACCGGCCGCGCGGACGCCGTCCGCGCCGGCCATCTCCAGCCCCTGCTGCGGCACCCGGACGGCCGCACGGACGTGCTCGCCCTGCCGGGCGGAGTGGTCCTCGGCGTGGACGCCCGCGCCGTCTACCCCGTCACGGAACTGGCCCTGGAACCCGGTGCGGTGCTCGCCCTGTTCACCGACGGCCTCGTCGAACAGCCGGGCACCGACATCGACCTGGGCATCGAAAGACTGCGGCACACGTTCTCCGAACTGGGATACGCCCCGCTGTCGGACACCGCCGACCGACTCATCAACGAGGCCCGCCAGAACCCCGACCGCCCCGACGACATCGCCCTGCTGCTCGCCGCGCGGTGGTCACAGACCACCGGAACGAGGGGCGGCGGCCCCACCCCGTGATCTCGAGGCCGCCCCGACCTGCACGCTCACCAACCCCTGCCTCCCGCCGCCCCGGACTAACGTGGCCCCATGGACAGGCACGACGCGACCGGCCCGCGAACCGAAGACCCCGGCTTCCCGGCGCGGACCGCGCCCCGGTGCGGCGGACTCGGCGAACTGGACGAGGCCGTCAGCCGGTGCCGCGCCTGTCCGAGACTCGTCGCCTGGCGGGAGCAGGTCGCCACGGACCGGCGTGCGGCCTTCTCCGGCTGGGAGTACTGGGGCCGGCCGGTGCCGGGCTTCGGCCCCGCCGACGCGTCGCTCGCCGTCGTCGGCCTCGCCCCCGCCGCCCACGGCGGGAACCGCACCGGCCGCATGTTCACCGGGGACGACTCCGGCGACCTGCTGTTCGCCGCTCTCCACGCCGTCGGGCTCGCCTCACAGCCCACGTCCACGCATCGCGGCGACGGCCTCGTCCTGCACGGCGTGCGCGTCACCGCGCCCGTCCACTGCGCGCCGCCGCAGAACAGGCCGACGACCGCCGAGCGGGACACCTGCCGCCCCTGGTTGGCGACCGAGCTGTCACTGCTGACGAACCTGCGCGCGATCGTCGTCCTCGGCGGTTTCGGATGGCAGGCCCTGCTGCCCGTCCTCGAAGCCACCGGCCGCCGACTGCCCAGGCCGCGCCCCGCGTTCGGGCACGGCGCCCATGTCGTCCTGCCGGGCGACGACGACCGGTCGGAGCTGCATCTGTTCGGGAGCTACCACCCCAGCAGACGCAACGTGTCCACCCGGCTGATGACCCTGCGGATGCTCGTCGACGTGCTCCACGACGCCGCAGGCGTCAGCGGCCCCGGCCGCTGAGAGCCGGAGCCTTCTCGAGCGCGTGCAGCATCTTGTCGGGGGTCAGCGGCAGCTCGCGCAGCCGGACGCCCGTCGCGTGGTGCACCGCGTTCGCCACCGCCGCCGCCGTGCCGACGATGCCGATCTCACCGATGCCCTTGCTGCCCATCGGATTGAGGTACGGGTCGTCCTCCTCGATCCACTGCGCCTCGACGGAGTGCACGTCGGCGCAGACGGGCACGTGGTACGAGGCGAGATCGCACTCCGCGAAGTCCCCGAAGCGCTCGTCCATCGTGCTGCCCTCCATCAGCGCCATGCCGATGCCCATCGTCATCCCGCCGATGAACTGGGACCGCGCGGTACGCGCGTTGAGGATGCGGCCCGCAGCGAACACGCCGAGCATCCGGCGCACCGCCACCTCGCCCGTCACCGTGTCCACCTGCGCCTCGCAGAAGACGGCGCCGAAGGCGTGCCGCGCGTGGGCGGGCTCCTTGCCCGTCTCCTCCCTGGTGTCGGCCGACACGGTCACGCCCTCCGCCGGCAGCGGGCCGCGGAGGTCCGCGAGGCGCTTGGCCAGGAGGGTGCAGGCCTTGTGGACGGCCCAGCCCCAGGAGGCCGTTCCGGACGATCCGCCGGCCAGCGGCGCCGCAGGCAGGTCGGAGCTGCCGATCTCGACGGTCACCGTCTCCAGCGGTGTGTTCAGCGCGTCCGCGGCGATCTGCGCGAGCACGGTCCTGGCGCCGGTGCCGATGTCGGTGGCGTTGACCCGGATGCGGTGGACGCCGTCGTGCCCCAGGTGGGCGGTGGCCGTGGAGGGGGCGATCAGCACGGGGTAGGTGCTCGCCGCGACGCCGGTGCCGAGCAGTAGGTCGCCTTCCCGGGTGACGCCCGGACGTGGGTCGCGGTCCTGCCAGCCGAAGACGTCGGCGCCACGGCGGAGGCAGGCGGTGAGGTTCCTGCTGCTGAACGGAAGCCCCGAGTCGGGCTCGGCCGCCGGTTCGTTGCGCAGCCGCAGCTCGACCGGGTCCAGTCCGGTGGCGACGGCGAGTTCGTCCATCGCCGACTCCAGGGCGTACATTCCGGGCGCCTCGCCGGGGGCGCGCATCCACGACGGGGTCGGCACGTCGAGGGCCACCACCCGGTGCGCGGTCCGGCTGGCGGGGGAGACGTACATGACCCGGGCCGGGACGGCGGCCTGCTCCACGAACTCCCGCACCCGCGAGGTCTGGGTGACCACCTCGTGGGCGAGAGCCGTGATCCGGCCGTCGGCGCCGGCGCCCAGGCGGACATGATGCAGTGTCGGCGCCCGGTGGCCCACGACGGCGGGCAGCTGACGGCGCGGCAGGGCCACCTTCACCGGGTGCCCGGTGTGACGTGCGGCCATCGCGGCCAGCACCACCGGCGGCCGGGGCGTCCCCTTCGATCCGAAGCCGCCACCGACGTGCTCGGACACCGCGGTGACCTGCTTCCTGTCCAGCCCGAACAACTGGGCCAGGGCGTCCCTGACCGCTCCGGAACCCTGGCTCGAGTCCCGGACCGTCAGCCGGCCCTCGTGCCAGTGGGCGGTGGCCGCGTGCGGCTCCATCGGATGGTTGTGCAGCGCGGTGAGCCGGTAGGAGGTGTCGACGCGGACGTCGGCCGCCGCGTACGCGCCCTCGAAGTCGCCCCTCTCACGCACCGCGGGATGGCCCCCGTTGGCCTCCTCGGGCGTGTAGACGTCCGGATGGGACTCGGTGAGCCGTACGTCGTGTTCCTCGGTCTCGTAGCCGACGCGTAGGGCGGCGGCGCCGGCACGGGCGTTCTCGAGGGTGTCGGCCAGGACCAGGGCGATGTACCAGCCCCTGTGCGGCACGCGGTCGTCCTGGAGGAGACGGAGGGTCGGGTCGTCCGGCTGCCCGAGGCGGGGGGCGTTCTCGTGGGTGAGCACCGCCAGCACACCGGGCATGTCCAGTACTTCCGCTGTGCCGAGCGACGTGACGCGGCCGCGGGGGATCGCGGCGGGCACGGGCCAGCCGTACACGCAGCCGGACGGGGTGTGTTCTGCGGCGTAGCGTGCCGCGCCGGCGACCTTCTCGCGTGCCTCCCGCCGTTCGGCGGGCGCACCCAGCACGGCGGGCGGCCTGCTCATGACCGCTCCTCGCTGACGTCCTCGTCGTCCCCGCTGACGTCCTCGCCGTCCGCGAGCCCGGCGAGGACGTCGACGGCGAGATTCCGTGCGAGCCGCACCTTGAACGCGTTGTCCCGCAGCGGCTTCGCCGCAGCGAGCTCCGCCTCGGCCGCGGCGGCGAAGGCCTCTCGGCCGGCCGGCCCGCCGACGAGCAGTTCCTCCGCCCTGCGGGCCCGCCACGGCCGGTGGGCGAGTCCGCCGAAGGCCAGCCCCGCGTGCCGGACCCGGCCGTCCTCGACGGAGAGGACCGCGGCGACGGACACCAGGGCGAAGGCGTACGAGGCACGGTCGCGGGCCTTGCGGTACGAGGATCGCGCCCCGGCGGGCACGGGGGGCAGTTCCACGCCCGTGATCAGCTCGCCGGGCCGCAGCTCGGTGTCCACCTGGGGGCGGTCACCGGGCAGCCGGTGGAAGTCGCTGACCGCCAGCGACCGGTCCCCGTCGGTGGAGTGCAGATGGACCGTGGCGTCGAACGCGGCGAGCGCGACCGCCATGTCGGAGGGGTGCGTGGCGACGCAGTGCTCCGAGTGGCCCAGCACGGCGAGGTCGCGGTGGACACCCTCCCGTGCGGGGCAGCCGGTGCCCGGCGCACGCTTGTTGCAGGGCTTGGAGATGTCCTGGAAGTACGTGCAGCGGGTGCGCTGGAGGAGGTTCCCGCCGGTGGTCGCCGCGTTCCGCAACTGCCCGGAGGCTCCGGAGAGCAGCGCCTGCGACAACGCGAAGTAGCGTGTCCGGACGGCCGGATGGGCGGCGAGGTCGCTGTTGCGCACGGCGGCGCCGATGAGGAGCCCGCCTCCCGGTACGCCCTCGACCGTGGCGAGCGGCAGCCGGCTCACGTCGATGAGCACGTCGGGCGTCGCGACGCCCAGCTTCATCAGGTCGACGAGGTTCGTGCCGCCCGCGAGGTACTGCGCCCCGGTGTGCGCGGCGTACGCGGCGACGGCTTCGGCGGCCGTGCCGGGTCGGACATAGGCGAAGGGTTTCACGGTGTCACGTCCTCGATGGCCGCCACGATGTTGGGGTACGCGCCGCAGCGGCACAGATTGCCGCTCATGCGCTCACGGATCTCACCGGGCGTGAGGGTGACGGCTCCGTCCGCCCCCTCCTGCCGCCCGGTCACCAGCGACGGACGGCCGTCGGCCGCCTCCGCCAGCATGGCCACTGCCGAGCAGACCTGCCCGGGGGTGCAGTAACCGCACTGGAGGGCGTCCCTGGCCACGAACGCCTCCTGGACGGGATGCAGTTCGCCGCCGGGGGCGAGACCCTCTGCCGTGGTGATGTGCGCCCCGTCGTGGGACACGGCCGGCATCAGACAGCTGTTCACCCGCCGACCGTCGGCGATGACGGTGCAGGAGCCGCACTGCCCGTGGTCGCACCCCTTCTTCGGACCCGTCAGGTCCAGGTGCTCGCGCAGGGTGTCCAGGACCGTGGTGCGGTGGTCGAGTGTCAGCGTGTGACTGACGCCGTTGACGTGCAGTGTGACCGCGGAGCGATGGGCGCTCGCGACGGTCGTGGCGCCGGCGGTCTCCGGTCGGCTGGTCGGTTCCACGCCGCAGCCCTTTCCCGTCGGATGAGATGGTTCGCTCTACTTCCTACCAGGCTGGGGTGCAATGCGCGGGTCGGCCGCTCACGAGCCCTCCGGCCCGTCCATGTTCCGCCGTTCGAGGGGCCGCACCGCCGGGCCTTGCAGTACGGAGCCGTCGGTACCGAACCGGGAGCCGTGGCAGGGGCAGTCCCAGCTGCGCTCCGCTTCGTTGAACGCCACCAGGCATCCCAGGTGGGTGCAGCGGGCGGACACCGCGTGGCACACCCCTTCGTCGTCGCGGTACACGGCGCAGCGCTGCCCGTTCAGACGTACGACCGCGCCCGTGCCCGGTGCGATGTCCGCGGCGGAGTCCATATGGGTGGTACGCAGCCGGTCCCCGACGAAGTGCTTGCCGACCTCGGCCTGCTGGGAGAGCAGGGTGGGGGCCTCGCGCAGTGTGCTCCAGATCCGCCGGGGGTCGTAGAGGTCCGCCCACGGCGCCTTGACGGCGCAGATCAGGCCCGCCAGCAGCCGCCCCGCCAGCACGCCGCTGCTCATGCCCCAGCCGCCGAAGCCCGTGGCGACATAGGTGTGCCGGGCGCCGGGATGGAAGGGCCCGATCAGCGGCACGGTGTCGCTCGCGTCGTTGTCCTGCGCCGCCCAGCGGTACATGGTCTCCTCCACCGGGAAGTGCGTGTGCATCCACTCGTCGAGGCGCTCGATCCGCTGGGGGACGTCCACCGTGCCGGGGGTGAAGGTCTCCCCGGTCACGATCAGCAACCGGCGGCCGTCGCCCCACGGAGCCGTGCGGACCGACCGTTTGGCGCCCTCCTCGCAGATGTACATCCCGGCCGGGTCCCGGTCGGCCGGCAGCGCCGCTGCCACCACCAGCTCACGGTGCGGCGACATCCGGGCGAACAGCAGCGCCCGGTCGAACACCGGGTAGTGCGTGGCGATCACGACATCGCGGGCGGTCACGGTGCGGCCGCCCTCCGTGGTGAGCCGGCAGGGTGAGCCTTCGTGCAGGCCGGTGACCCGGGTCCGCTCGTAGATCTTGTTGCCGTAGGCGGTGAGGTCCCGCGCCAGACCGAGGAGGTACTTGCGCGGATGGAACTGTGCCTGCTCCTCCATCCGCACCGCCCCGGCGACGCCGAAGGGCAGCCCGGTGTCCTCGACGTACGCAGCTTCCAGGCCCGCCTCCGCGGCGGCCTCGGCCTCGGCCTTGAGCGCGGAGCGCTGAGCCCCGTCCCGGGAGTAGACGTACGACGGGCCGCGCTCGAACTCGCACGCGATGCCGAGCGCGGAGGAGACCTCGGCGACGCGTTCCACCGCCGCCTGCTGGGAGCGGGCGTAGAGCCTGGCCCCCTCCGGCCCCCTGGTCCGGCGCAGCCGGTCGTAGATCAGGCCGTGCTGTGCCGTCACCTTCGCCGTGGTGAACCCCGTGACACCCGTCGCTATGCGGTCGGCCTCCAGCACCGCGACGGAGCGGCCGCCCTCCCGGGTCAGTTCCCAGGCCGTGCTCAGCCCGGCGATGCCGCCGCCCACCACGGCAACGTCGACGGTGATGTCGTCGGCGAGCGGCGGGAAGTCGGTGGCGTCGGTGGTGCGAATCCAGTGCGAGTCCGTCGTGCGCGGACGTGTGGCCCCGGCCGAGTGCGGGGCAGGAGATTCGTTCGACATGCGGTGCGGGTGCCCGGCAACGCGCCGGTGAAGCCTGTCCGCCCTCGTCGCGCCGGGGTGACTGACCGGAGGCGGACGGGGTACCCGCGAGAACAGAAATCCGGCGCCACGCATCCTGCCGGTAACGATCGAACAAGGAGGTGTCAGCCGTGGACACCCGGGCCGACACCGAAAGAGCCACCGGCCGGATCCCCGAGAGGGAACGGATACGCACCTGCAGGCCCGCGGTCATGTCAGGACGCGAATCCGACCGACAGGTGGAGAGCGACCCGGAGACGAACATCTTCCGGGGCGAGGACTGAACCGACCGTCTGACAGCGTACGGAGGCGCCAGCCATGGACGGATCCGGACTCTCCGAACCGGAAAGGCTGATCCTCGCGGAGATCGAACGGGATCTGCGGGCCGACGAATTCCTGGACCGCCGGTTGCGGACCATGAGTCCCGGACCGCCGCTCGCGCGGGTGACCCACCGATTCCGGTCGCACCTGCTCGCCGCCGCCGTGGGTGTGCTGGCGGCGCTGACGTTCGTCCTGCTCGCGATGGCGGCATCCACGTCGAAGCCCGTCCTGATCTGGGCGTTCGCCGCCACATGGGCCCTCACCCTGGTCGGACTGCTCACGCTCGTCTGCCGTTGGTCCAAGCGGCTGGCACAGCGCAGTCGGGTCCGGGGCCGCCGACGCCCGGGGCCGCCGTGATCGGCGGCCGGCGATGGGGATAGCGAGGACCGGTCCCGGCAAGCGCCGGGAGACCCCTCAACAACGACTGGACCGGCTCTGGGGCGAACTTCTCCGTGAGGTGAGGGTCGCCCTCGCCGGTGTCCAGTTGCTTTTCGTCTTTCTGCTCGCCGTCGCCTTCACCCCGCTCTTCCCGCGTCTCGGCGAGAGCGACAGGCTCATGTACGTGGTGTGCCTGCTCCTCGGGGCGGCCGCCACCGGCCTGCTGACGGCGCCGGTGAGCATCCACCGCATGGTCAGCGGCCGCGGGATGAAGTACGAGGCGGTCGCATGGGCCTCCCGCTTCACCATCGCCGGTCTGGCGATCCTGCTGTGCATGGTGGCGCTCGGCCTGCTGCTGGTGCTGCGAACCGTGACCGCGCTGAGCGACACGACCGCGCTGATCCTGGACGTGACCGTCGTCGGCGGGCTCACCGTGTGCTGGCTGGTGCCGGCGGTCCTGATGCGTCGCGGGAGCAGTGCCGCGTCGCCGGCCGGGCAGCGCGGCGAGGACGCCTCGAAGACGCCACAGGCACGGCTGCCGGAGGCGCGTCCGGGCAGTGAGGAGTACCGCCGGCCCTGACGGGGCCGGCGGTACTCCTCACTGCGGGTCTCAGCCCCCGTGCCCGCCACTGCCGAAGGCGCCACCGCTCTCGTCGGAGTCACGCGGCGGCTTGCTCTCGGGTGCGGGTCGCGAGCCCATGTTGCCGTAGCCGTGGAGCTCGTGAGGTGTCAGTCGCCCCGGCACCTCGTGTCCCTCGGAGAGATCGAACTCGTCGGGCTCCAGGCGGCTCTCGTAATGGGACTGGTGATCGGGCCGCACCGGCTGCTCCTCGGGCCCCGGCGGGGCGTCGCGCCGCCGTCGCGCGCCGACCTGCCAGACCACATAGACGAGCAGTACGAGAAGACCGACCACG
Coding sequences within it:
- a CDS encoding MurR/RpiR family transcriptional regulator, which codes for MPSGQQERAQAAAITPGGPPEEQQPAPAERVLALLGGHRLSPGQRRIAQYIIDHLTEAAFLSITDLAERVGVSQPSVTRFATSLGYSGYPALREALQPIALSAVAGSPETRAEIRRNELQAAVDAEIQNLENLRRVLADTDRVLGIGRELALSMPLTVLGLRISVSLAEYFAYAARRIHPDVRLVTRGGSVAYDALLQSREAGGTWVLAFAMPRHANETLAALRAARRTGLRIALITDLTLGPLVDEADVTLTAGTGSRLVFDSYAAPGVLSAAVLQAMADADPERTQVRLEGYEQVADQHDFFLDD
- a CDS encoding SpoIIE family protein phosphatase; this translates as MVLAQAEVSAIEAVGGFAGGLYLRSAAPELLRLAVIAGLPSKLFRHWWGMHVNRPFPHSDVYRTGQPVYLGDAEEAMRRYPQLMAGLPFPFGSLYVPISHERENFGVIGVLRPATPGQPVSEADRRRIHEVGDRLGATLAAMAPDRPRIEWDAEPLAVTLQSLTAPPLRIGAFDWNLEAGTVTGDEGWCTILGTDPSQLPLTVEAVAARIEPEDAYGLWALARRSAESDRPVTRRLRLQGADGRPHLLELTGRRRRPTVDGTATHLTGYLVDLGAGPVVPEAADRLPVGICSVDRLGRISYMNEHAERLLGQPRAHMIGRVLWEAVDSFGQAAHEDHYRAALLSPDPVHFLLKGTGEWLSVTLYSSLDGLTITLDAGEQPTYAPGSLAAPGAGLGSPADRAVALYRPVALAIALTEAVTARQVSAVVTEELLPAFGGRQLAIYLLSNRHLYLAWETGFPRGFLNRFDGVGLDTKLPGVETLTSGRPLFFESMQNLAAAYPGIPMDAHVGARAFLPLIASGRPVGSCILGFDQPRGFSPEERTVLTALAGLIAQALERARRYDSEAALARGLQDALLPHRLPAVEGLDTVARHLPGTQGMEVGGDWYDVIDTGRGMALIIGDVQGHGVQAAATMGQLRSAVRALAVSGHTPVEVMTGTNRLLIDLDPGLFASCCYIVLDPATGRADAVRAGHLQPLLRHPDGRTDVLALPGGVVLGVDARAVYPVTELALEPGAVLALFTDGLVEQPGTDIDLGIERLRHTFSELGYAPLSDTADRLINEARQNPDRPDDIALLLAARWSQTTGTRGGGPTP
- a CDS encoding uracil-DNA glycosylase, which encodes MDRHDATGPRTEDPGFPARTAPRCGGLGELDEAVSRCRACPRLVAWREQVATDRRAAFSGWEYWGRPVPGFGPADASLAVVGLAPAAHGGNRTGRMFTGDDSGDLLFAALHAVGLASQPTSTHRGDGLVLHGVRVTAPVHCAPPQNRPTTAERDTCRPWLATELSLLTNLRAIVVLGGFGWQALLPVLEATGRRLPRPRPAFGHGAHVVLPGDDDRSELHLFGSYHPSRRNVSTRLMTLRMLVDVLHDAAGVSGPGR
- a CDS encoding xanthine dehydrogenase family protein molybdopterin-binding subunit; translation: MSRPPAVLGAPAERREAREKVAGAARYAAEHTPSGCVYGWPVPAAIPRGRVTSLGTAEVLDMPGVLAVLTHENAPRLGQPDDPTLRLLQDDRVPHRGWYIALVLADTLENARAGAAALRVGYETEEHDVRLTESHPDVYTPEEANGGHPAVRERGDFEGAYAAADVRVDTSYRLTALHNHPMEPHAATAHWHEGRLTVRDSSQGSGAVRDALAQLFGLDRKQVTAVSEHVGGGFGSKGTPRPPVVLAAMAARHTGHPVKVALPRRQLPAVVGHRAPTLHHVRLGAGADGRITALAHEVVTQTSRVREFVEQAAVPARVMYVSPASRTAHRVVALDVPTPSWMRAPGEAPGMYALESAMDELAVATGLDPVELRLRNEPAAEPDSGLPFSSRNLTACLRRGADVFGWQDRDPRPGVTREGDLLLGTGVAASTYPVLIAPSTATAHLGHDGVHRIRVNATDIGTGARTVLAQIAADALNTPLETVTVEIGSSDLPAAPLAGGSSGTASWGWAVHKACTLLAKRLADLRGPLPAEGVTVSADTREETGKEPAHARHAFGAVFCEAQVDTVTGEVAVRRMLGVFAAGRILNARTARSQFIGGMTMGIGMALMEGSTMDERFGDFAECDLASYHVPVCADVHSVEAQWIEEDDPYLNPMGSKGIGEIGIVGTAAAVANAVHHATGVRLRELPLTPDKMLHALEKAPALSGRGR
- a CDS encoding xanthine dehydrogenase family protein subunit M, which gives rise to MKPFAYVRPGTAAEAVAAYAAHTGAQYLAGGTNLVDLMKLGVATPDVLIDVSRLPLATVEGVPGGGLLIGAAVRNSDLAAHPAVRTRYFALSQALLSGASGQLRNAATTGGNLLQRTRCTYFQDISKPCNKRAPGTGCPAREGVHRDLAVLGHSEHCVATHPSDMAVALAAFDATVHLHSTDGDRSLAVSDFHRLPGDRPQVDTELRPGELITGVELPPVPAGARSSYRKARDRASYAFALVSVAAVLSVEDGRVRHAGLAFGGLAHRPWRARRAEELLVGGPAGREAFAAAAEAELAAAKPLRDNAFKVRLARNLAVDVLAGLADGEDVSGDDEDVSEERS
- a CDS encoding 2Fe-2S iron-sulfur cluster-binding protein, with protein sequence MEPTSRPETAGATTVASAHRSAVTLHVNGVSHTLTLDHRTTVLDTLREHLDLTGPKKGCDHGQCGSCTVIADGRRVNSCLMPAVSHDGAHITTAEGLAPGGELHPVQEAFVARDALQCGYCTPGQVCSAVAMLAEAADGRPSLVTGRQEGADGAVTLTPGEIRERMSGNLCRCGAYPNIVAAIEDVTP
- a CDS encoding FAD-dependent oxidoreductase — its product is MSNESPAPHSAGATRPRTTDSHWIRTTDATDFPPLADDITVDVAVVGGGIAGLSTAWELTREGGRSVAVLEADRIATGVTGFTTAKVTAQHGLIYDRLRRTRGPEGARLYARSQQAAVERVAEVSSALGIACEFERGPSYVYSRDGAQRSALKAEAEAAAEAGLEAAYVEDTGLPFGVAGAVRMEEQAQFHPRKYLLGLARDLTAYGNKIYERTRVTGLHEGSPCRLTTEGGRTVTARDVVIATHYPVFDRALLFARMSPHRELVVAAALPADRDPAGMYICEEGAKRSVRTAPWGDGRRLLIVTGETFTPGTVDVPQRIERLDEWMHTHFPVEETMYRWAAQDNDASDTVPLIGPFHPGARHTYVATGFGGWGMSSGVLAGRLLAGLICAVKAPWADLYDPRRIWSTLREAPTLLSQQAEVGKHFVGDRLRTTHMDSAADIAPGTGAVVRLNGQRCAVYRDDEGVCHAVSARCTHLGCLVAFNEAERSWDCPCHGSRFGTDGSVLQGPAVRPLERRNMDGPEGS
- a CDS encoding DUF3040 domain-containing protein, producing the protein MDGSGLSEPERLILAEIERDLRADEFLDRRLRTMSPGPPLARVTHRFRSHLLAAAVGVLAALTFVLLAMAASTSKPVLIWAFAATWALTLVGLLTLVCRWSKRLAQRSRVRGRRRPGPP
- a CDS encoding DUF6328 family protein, coding for MGIARTGPGKRRETPQQRLDRLWGELLREVRVALAGVQLLFVFLLAVAFTPLFPRLGESDRLMYVVCLLLGAAATGLLTAPVSIHRMVSGRGMKYEAVAWASRFTIAGLAILLCMVALGLLLVLRTVTALSDTTALILDVTVVGGLTVCWLVPAVLMRRGSSAASPAGQRGEDASKTPQARLPEARPGSEEYRRP